The Gammaproteobacteria bacterium genome has a segment encoding these proteins:
- the mdh gene encoding Malate dehydrogenase: MSTRKKVTIVGGGQTGGMMTYQLAAKNICDIVVKDIPEFAQHYGKALDITQCASFAGFESQITATVDWEATKDSDVVVITSGAPRTTGMSREDLLKGNAKIVGEMARHVALQSPNAVIIVFSNPMDVMCHVVLRETGFSRERILGQGGMLDSERFRTFLAMELQISQRDVHAYVLGGHTDTTMVPIASLACAGGLPISSLISSERIATIIERTMKGGAEILQLYKSGTAFFAPAIATVTMIEAIILDEKRLIPCAVLLKGEYGMRDVFCGTIIKLGTGGAEKIYEVPVNAKELELIRSSAKITYDLFALLG; encoded by the coding sequence ATGAGTACACGAAAGAAGGTAACGATTGTTGGCGGTGGCCAAACGGGCGGCATGATGACTTATCAATTAGCTGCCAAGAATATCTGCGACATTGTAGTTAAGGATATTCCAGAGTTTGCGCAACATTACGGTAAAGCACTGGATATTACTCAATGTGCATCCTTTGCTGGATTTGAATCACAAATTACGGCAACCGTTGATTGGGAAGCAACTAAAGATTCTGATGTTGTCGTGATTACTTCGGGCGCGCCAAGAACAACTGGAATGTCGCGAGAAGATCTTCTTAAGGGAAATGCAAAAATTGTCGGCGAGATGGCAAGGCATGTCGCACTCCAATCCCCTAACGCTGTGATTATTGTATTTTCTAATCCAATGGATGTCATGTGTCACGTTGTTTTACGCGAAACTGGTTTTTCCAGGGAGCGAATTTTAGGGCAGGGTGGCATGCTCGATAGCGAAAGATTCCGCACTTTTTTAGCGATGGAATTGCAAATATCGCAACGTGATGTTCATGCTTATGTATTGGGCGGTCATACCGATACGACCATGGTTCCCATTGCCAGTTTGGCTTGCGCCGGCGGCCTCCCTATATCCAGCTTAATCAGCAGCGAACGTATTGCCACAATTATTGAACGCACGATGAAGGGCGGTGCCGAAATTTTACAACTTTACAAGTCGGGAACTGCTTTTTTTGCCCCTGCCATAGCGACTGTCACCATGATCGAGGCAATTATCCTCGACGAGAAACGACTAATTCCCTGCGCTGTGCTTCTCAAGGGAGAATATGGAATGAGGGATGTATTTTGTGGCACCATCATCAAATTGGGTACTGGCGGCGCGGAAAAGATTTATGAAGTGCCGGTGAATGCAAAAGAACTTGAGCTGATCCGCTCCTCTGCAAAAATAACCTATGATCTATTCGCGTTACTCGGTTAA
- the acs gene encoding acetyl-CoA synthetase (AMP-forming), whose amino-acid sequence MSENIQSTLVEDRLFPPTAEFSSQAYIGSRAALEDLHAQAAADHAGFWGDLATREIAWHKPFSVVLDDSHAPFFKWFADGEMNVSFNCIDRHLERYAERPAILFEGEKGDTRTLTYRDLHREVSRFANALKAQGIGMGDRVVIYMPMIPEAVIAMQACARIGAIHSVVFGGFSAESLKDRIEDAGAKLVITADGGNRGGKPIPLKPAVDKALAGGCPTIEGVIVYNRCDLQPSMREGRDVWWHDACAGVSDICDPVWINAEHPLFLLYTSGSTGKPKGVQHSSAGYLLQSIMTMKWVFDLRDDDVFWCTADVGWVTGHTYIAYGPLACGATQVMYEGVPTIPDPGRFWANVQRHRVSIFYTAPTAIRALMKFGDAFPTHYDLSRLRLLGTVGEPINPEAWMWYYTIIGREHCPIVDTWWQTETGGHMISPTPGAVALKPGSCTIPLPGIAADVVDEAGDSITTPDAGGYLVIKKPWPGMLRTIWGDNDRYVRTYWSKFNNRYYLAGDSARRDKDGYFWIMGRIDDVLNVSGHRLGTMEVESALVAHPRVAEAAVVGRPDSLKGEAIFAYVVLRGERPPGGIDPVLTRELRDWVAEQIGPIAKPDDIRYADNLPKTRSGKIMRRLLRSIAAGQNITQDTSTLENPGILAQLKGEI is encoded by the coding sequence ATGAGTGAAAACATTCAGTCGACTTTAGTTGAGGATCGTTTATTCCCACCAACAGCGGAATTTTCCTCTCAGGCATATATTGGCAGCCGCGCAGCACTAGAAGATTTACATGCGCAAGCTGCTGCGGACCATGCTGGTTTTTGGGGCGATTTGGCAACACGGGAAATTGCCTGGCATAAACCATTTAGTGTGGTATTGGATGACTCGCATGCGCCCTTTTTCAAATGGTTTGCCGATGGCGAGATGAATGTATCTTTTAACTGTATTGATCGCCATCTAGAGCGTTATGCAGAGCGTCCGGCAATTCTTTTTGAAGGCGAAAAGGGCGATACCCGTACCCTGACTTACCGTGATCTCCACCGTGAGGTATCTCGTTTCGCTAATGCCCTTAAGGCCCAGGGAATCGGCATGGGTGATCGGGTCGTCATCTACATGCCGATGATTCCGGAAGCGGTAATCGCCATGCAGGCGTGCGCCCGAATTGGTGCCATCCACTCTGTGGTCTTTGGTGGCTTTTCAGCCGAATCCCTCAAGGATCGCATTGAGGATGCCGGTGCCAAGCTAGTGATCACCGCTGATGGAGGCAATCGTGGTGGCAAGCCGATACCTCTTAAACCCGCAGTGGACAAGGCCCTTGCCGGAGGTTGCCCAACCATCGAAGGTGTCATTGTTTATAACCGTTGCGATCTTCAGCCTTCAATGCGCGAAGGCCGTGATGTGTGGTGGCATGATGCTTGTGCCGGGGTTTCTGACATTTGCGATCCTGTTTGGATCAATGCCGAGCATCCGTTATTCCTGCTTTATACTTCCGGCTCTACAGGAAAACCCAAAGGAGTTCAGCATTCGAGCGCTGGTTATTTACTTCAGTCAATCATGACGATGAAGTGGGTATTCGACCTGCGGGACGACGATGTTTTCTGGTGTACCGCCGACGTGGGCTGGGTAACGGGTCACACCTACATCGCCTATGGTCCTCTTGCTTGTGGCGCAACCCAGGTGATGTATGAAGGCGTACCTACGATCCCCGATCCAGGTCGTTTTTGGGCCAACGTGCAACGCCATCGTGTCAGCATCTTCTACACCGCGCCCACCGCCATTCGCGCGCTGATGAAGTTTGGCGACGCTTTCCCGACCCATTATGACCTTTCGCGTTTACGTTTACTTGGAACAGTGGGCGAACCCATAAATCCCGAGGCCTGGATGTGGTATTACACCATCATTGGTCGTGAGCACTGTCCCATTGTTGATACTTGGTGGCAAACGGAAACCGGTGGTCACATGATTTCTCCAACACCTGGCGCAGTGGCGCTTAAGCCAGGTTCCTGCACGATTCCCCTACCAGGCATCGCTGCTGACGTGGTCGATGAGGCCGGTGATTCCATTACCACCCCAGATGCTGGCGGTTATCTAGTTATCAAAAAACCCTGGCCGGGAATGCTACGGACCATTTGGGGCGACAATGATCGCTATGTTCGCACCTACTGGAGCAAATTCAACAATCGTTATTACCTAGCTGGTGACAGCGCGCGCCGGGACAAGGACGGATACTTCTGGATCATGGGTCGTATTGATGATGTGCTCAATGTTTCTGGTCACCGTTTAGGAACCATGGAGGTCGAATCTGCGCTCGTCGCTCACCCGCGAGTTGCTGAAGCTGCCGTGGTGGGGCGTCCTGATTCGCTCAAAGGTGAGGCTATCTTCGCCTATGTGGTGCTGCGTGGTGAACGTCCTCCAGGAGGCATTGATCCAGTGCTGACTAGAGAACTGCGTGATTGGGTGGCCGAGCAGATTGGCCCCATCGCCAAGCCGGATGACATTCGTTACGCCGATAATTTGCCCAAAACCCGCTCGGGCAAAATCATGCGGCGTCTGTTACGTTCAATTGCCGCTGGTCAAAATATTACTCAGGATACTTCCACTTTGGAAAATCCCGGAATTTTGGCTCAACTTAAAGGCGAGATATAA